Below is a genomic region from Geoglobus acetivorans.
GAATCCAGCGAAGAGCCTTGAAGAGGGCAGAAGAAACAGGGTAAAGGACTTAATCGTCGTTGGGCTCATCCTGTGGTTTTCTCCATCTGCAAAAATCGCAGGCATGGTGATCTTCCTCTACGGCTTCGGAATACTGCTTTACGAGAAGTACCAGGAGGGGAAGAGGGAGGTCTTAAATTCGACATAATCTTAAAAATATTTTGAGGATATTGGATTATATCTATTGAAAATCAAACAGAAAGTTTAAAATAGTAACAATAATCTAAAAAGTAGAGTATATGAAATACAAACGACGTACGAAAGAAGATCCTGAAAATTTGATTTATGATTTATCAAAATGGTTTTTTGATCACAATTGGAAAAGAAAGAATGTCATCGATGACAAAGCGGATATGATTTGTCGAACTATACTTTTAATGATGGCTGCAGACTTGGCCACATTGCCGGTTGTTTTCAACTTCTTTAATACGTATTTCCCTATTTTCTTAATTGCGATAAGTGTAAGTTTGATTTTGTTGATTTTTGGAATGTACTTTTCAATTAAAGCACTAAGAGTAAGAACGCTTGCATACTTAATTCCTGATCCTGGGAAAATTATTAAAGAAGCACACGGTATTCAGGGAGATTATTCAGAACTACCTCGCGATTTTAGAGTAAGTATCAGATATAAAGAGTTGAGAAAACACTATATTAAAAAACTACTTGACTATAGTTATTCCAACCAAAGAATTATCGAAGAAAAAGCAAATTTCGTGAAAAAAGCCCAAGATTTTGTGATCTATAATGTTGGGTATACTTTGTTTCTGGTTGTTCTCTTATTGGGATATTTATTGATTAGTGTTTTTATATACTCTTGTAACTTTTAATGAATGAATATTAATTTTTCAATTTTTATAAAAACTAACATTTCCAAATCCTTTAAATTCTTTCTCACAAAGGCATTACGGTGAGGATCAGCCTTGATCGAGAAACACTTCTCCTTCTTTCGTCGGAAACCAGGATGGAGATTCTGAAAAGTATTGCAGATCGGAGAAAAACGTTAAGCGAGCTTTCAAAGGAGATCGGTATTTCGAAATCAAGCGTGAAGGAGCATCTGGAGAAGCTTGAGAAGGCAGGGCTGATAAGAAGGGTGGACGAGGGCAGGAAGTGGATATACTACGAGATCACACCCGAAGGCCTGAGGGTCGTGATGCCGGAAAAGGCAAGAAGGCCGGCGATAGAGCTTTTCGCCTCGGTAGCTGCGTTCATTTCGGGAATTGTCATGCTGGTGCTTTCGTTCCTGAGTGGCATGAG
It encodes:
- a CDS encoding ArsR family transcriptional regulator; the protein is MRISLDRETLLLLSSETRMEILKSIADRRKTLSELSKEIGISKSSVKEHLEKLEKAGLIRRVDEGRKWIYYEITPEGLRVVMPEKARRPAIELFASVAAFISGIVMLVLSFLSGMRAQKEAPAYGVTGTPTPEVVEKAVPQPAATPAPAATPTPTPVPTATPTPTPVPTPAATPSPTPALTPIKTPALEAARALSGAEVMFYIATALITVSFVLLLIHIKRRS